The following proteins are co-located in the Leptospira weilii genome:
- a CDS encoding WGR domain-containing protein, translating into MQHYLTYKDETSDKFWNIEVNGDLFTVTYGKTGTPGQTQTKEFKDEATCLKEAKKLLNEKLKKGYVEKQGVKTDQDKSSQKSEAEESYLLEWNKLVNENGSDRLPSVLAEHFSCLADMPGFDLVLQSLMQHAEQVEIQDADETKKSLVVRFRKDDDELIASPPFLGSQYKTYPRSFQNIMKKHSNLYLNKAWLFLGNDGGFEAEQLEYVDSEWLNLVKKPSQIQVALTDYSNWWLYHPENKNGFGEPTIHFCSHEDMEIEEEGVPYNVGAFFLKNLVERLELDIPIPIVETPLIEQEKKEWWKYLTWIENGKHSSTQPRNLYYLPNDGILSTPPSDETWSQATQVRFTGLTSLIEVPLDKMSSLDNLKLFPGEEKKAPKLSSLDGIERAPGLVLLHVASQGVSNLDPLSKLPNLKVLFGSNNSIQDLSPLSQCRNLETLYLNANKISDISPLALLLEIETLWIDQNPIKDILPLTGLKKLKELQIPGKLPKENLEQFKKLRPDVKVSF; encoded by the coding sequence ATGCAACACTATCTAACCTACAAAGACGAAACTTCGGATAAATTCTGGAACATTGAAGTGAACGGAGATTTGTTTACGGTGACTTACGGCAAAACGGGAACGCCGGGGCAAACACAAACGAAGGAATTTAAGGACGAAGCTACTTGTCTGAAAGAGGCGAAGAAACTCTTAAACGAAAAGCTCAAGAAGGGTTATGTGGAAAAACAAGGCGTCAAAACGGATCAAGACAAGTCGTCTCAAAAAAGTGAAGCCGAAGAAAGTTATCTGCTCGAATGGAACAAACTTGTGAACGAAAACGGCAGTGATCGTTTGCCATCCGTACTCGCCGAACATTTTTCTTGTTTGGCGGATATGCCCGGTTTTGACCTAGTCCTTCAATCGTTGATGCAACATGCGGAGCAAGTAGAAATCCAAGATGCGGATGAAACAAAAAAGAGCTTGGTCGTTCGATTTCGCAAAGATGACGATGAATTGATCGCGTCTCCTCCCTTTTTGGGCTCCCAATATAAAACATATCCTCGTAGTTTTCAGAATATAATGAAAAAGCATTCGAATCTTTATTTGAATAAAGCTTGGTTATTTCTGGGAAACGACGGCGGATTTGAGGCGGAGCAACTTGAATATGTGGATTCCGAATGGCTGAACTTGGTAAAGAAACCTTCACAAATCCAAGTTGCATTAACAGATTATTCCAACTGGTGGCTTTATCATCCTGAGAACAAAAACGGTTTCGGCGAACCCACCATACATTTTTGTTCTCACGAAGATATGGAGATAGAAGAAGAAGGTGTACCTTACAATGTAGGCGCTTTTTTTCTCAAGAATCTTGTAGAACGTTTAGAGTTAGACATCCCTATACCGATTGTTGAAACACCCCTCATTGAACAAGAAAAGAAAGAATGGTGGAAATATCTAACCTGGATTGAAAATGGAAAACATTCTTCGACTCAACCTAGAAATTTATATTATCTTCCGAACGATGGGATTCTGTCGACTCCGCCTTCGGATGAAACATGGAGTCAAGCAACCCAAGTACGGTTCACAGGATTGACTTCTTTGATAGAAGTTCCATTAGACAAAATGTCGTCTCTCGATAACTTGAAACTATTTCCCGGTGAAGAAAAGAAAGCTCCTAAACTTTCTTCTTTGGACGGAATCGAACGAGCACCCGGGTTGGTCCTGTTGCATGTGGCGAGTCAAGGCGTATCGAATCTAGATCCTTTGTCAAAACTTCCAAATTTAAAAGTTCTTTTCGGATCGAATAACTCGATCCAAGATCTGTCTCCGCTTTCCCAGTGTCGAAACTTAGAAACACTGTATCTCAACGCAAATAAAATTTCCGACATCTCTCCTCTTGCATTGCTTTTGGAAATAGAAACGCTTTGGATAGATCAAAATCCGATCAAGGATATTCTTCCCTTAACCGGTTTGAAGAAACTGAAAGAACTGCAAATTCCGGGGAAGCTTCCGAAAGAGAATTTGGAACAGTTTAAAAAATTACGCCCCGATGTGAAGGTTTCTTTTTAA
- a CDS encoding sterol desaturase family protein: MLVYIFIIAGFCFLIEKLIPGWSLPKVKTWSIRVVLVNLVQLVVVLIAGFTWEKWLSQFSLFHTSDILGNIGGGIFAYFIATFLFYWWHRWRHTVDFLWLGFHQIHHSPQRIEVITSFYKHPFEMIVNSIIGSLLVYTILGLSVEAGAVYTFCTAIGEFFYHTNITTPRWIGYFFQRPEMHRIHHQYNRHKNNYGDIVWWDMIFGTYENPKTFDYSCGFDPEKEERLADMLFYEDVHKS, from the coding sequence ATGTTGGTTTATATTTTCATTATTGCGGGTTTTTGTTTCCTAATAGAGAAACTCATTCCCGGTTGGTCGCTTCCGAAAGTAAAAACATGGTCGATACGAGTAGTTTTAGTTAATCTTGTTCAATTAGTCGTAGTGTTAATAGCCGGTTTCACTTGGGAAAAATGGCTTTCTCAATTCAGTCTTTTCCATACTTCGGACATTCTGGGAAATATCGGCGGCGGAATTTTTGCTTACTTTATAGCAACCTTTCTATTTTATTGGTGGCACCGATGGAGACATACGGTTGATTTTCTTTGGTTAGGCTTCCATCAAATTCATCACAGTCCCCAACGAATCGAAGTAATTACTTCTTTTTACAAACATCCGTTTGAAATGATTGTAAATTCAATCATAGGAAGTCTTTTAGTTTATACAATTTTAGGCCTTAGCGTTGAAGCCGGCGCAGTTTATACGTTTTGTACTGCAATCGGTGAATTTTTTTATCATACTAATATTACAACTCCGAGGTGGATTGGATACTTCTTTCAAAGACCTGAGATGCATCGTATTCATCATCAATACAATCGCCATAAAAATAATTACGGCGATATCGTTTGGTGGGATATGATTTTCGGAACATACGAAAATCCTAAAACATTTGACTATAGTTGCGGATTTGATCCTGAAAAAGAAGAAAGATTAGCGGATATGTTATTTTATGAAGATGTTCACAAATCGTAA
- the ispG gene encoding (E)-4-hydroxy-3-methylbut-2-enyl-diphosphate synthase: protein MNFRYNRTPFGYKRRHTREVKVGDVKIGGDNPIVIQSMINSDTTDTKEAVKQILELERAGCEIVRLTVPSQADADNLPSIRQELKKAGSKVPLVADIHFTPSVAMKAVEYVEKVRINPGNFADKKKFAVRDYTDSEYNEELERISATFSPLVLRCKELGVSMRIGTNHGSLSDRIMNRYGDTPQGMVESALEFIRIAESLSYYDIIVSMKASNPQVMVQAYRMLASRFNELKMDYPLHLGVTEAGDGKDGRIKSAIGIGSLLEDGLGDTIRVSLTEDPVLEIPVAKLLADKFNRRIAKPDPATDYSEFRNPFTYERFYSSAIKIGTFEAGESHPVRVETVLPFENSNSFLANIAGLYQYGKSLSIEPESIIVDSPSPHQLKEISEAAAALSIPVGILLEKNVSLNEKLQNELRRFPKVVFDPFLQFQDGEKMLSFLKERENAGLYTEIHTSGARIESLKGLPETLSEIGIKNVLFSIESKEILYDYRKLGSILSHYEFPILLHGSFPNPEEALYDSAIGIGGLLIDGIGDLIRIKTPKIKDIEEIFQLSYDLLQGTRLRLTKTEYISCPSCGRTLFNLQETTARIKSRTGHLKGVKIAVMGCIVNGPGEMADADFGYVGAGPGKVHLYRGKEIVMKNVPSKVADEKLVELIKEQGLWQDVTNA, encoded by the coding sequence ATGAATTTTAGATACAATCGCACACCCTTCGGTTATAAAAGAAGGCACACCAGAGAAGTTAAAGTCGGAGATGTCAAAATCGGGGGAGACAATCCGATTGTGATTCAGTCGATGATCAATAGCGATACGACCGACACCAAAGAAGCCGTAAAACAAATTCTCGAGTTAGAACGTGCGGGCTGCGAAATCGTAAGACTTACCGTTCCGTCACAAGCGGATGCGGACAACCTTCCTTCGATACGACAAGAACTTAAAAAGGCGGGAAGCAAGGTTCCCCTCGTCGCCGATATTCATTTTACTCCGAGCGTCGCCATGAAAGCGGTCGAGTATGTGGAAAAGGTGAGAATCAATCCAGGCAATTTTGCGGATAAGAAAAAATTCGCAGTGAGGGATTATACGGATTCAGAGTACAACGAAGAATTGGAAAGAATTTCGGCAACATTCTCCCCTCTCGTTCTGCGTTGCAAGGAACTCGGAGTTTCAATGAGAATCGGCACCAATCACGGTTCTCTTTCCGATCGAATCATGAATCGATACGGAGACACACCGCAAGGTATGGTGGAGTCCGCACTCGAATTTATCCGGATCGCTGAAAGTTTAAGTTATTATGATATTATTGTAAGTATGAAAGCTTCGAATCCGCAGGTGATGGTTCAGGCATATAGAATGCTCGCCTCAAGGTTTAACGAACTGAAGATGGACTACCCTCTTCACTTGGGAGTCACCGAGGCGGGGGACGGCAAGGACGGCAGAATTAAATCCGCCATTGGAATCGGTTCCCTCTTGGAAGACGGACTCGGAGATACGATTCGAGTTTCCCTCACTGAAGACCCGGTTTTGGAAATTCCCGTCGCAAAACTACTCGCGGACAAATTTAACAGAAGAATCGCAAAACCCGACCCCGCAACAGATTATTCCGAATTTAGAAATCCGTTTACTTACGAAAGATTTTACAGCAGTGCAATTAAAATCGGAACGTTCGAAGCTGGGGAAAGCCATCCCGTTCGAGTAGAAACCGTTTTGCCCTTCGAGAATTCCAACTCATTCCTAGCGAACATCGCCGGACTTTATCAGTACGGAAAATCTCTTTCGATCGAACCGGAAAGTATCATAGTAGATTCCCCTTCCCCTCATCAGTTGAAAGAAATTTCCGAAGCCGCGGCCGCGCTTTCGATTCCCGTCGGAATCCTTCTCGAAAAGAATGTCTCCTTAAACGAAAAACTTCAGAATGAATTAAGACGATTCCCGAAAGTCGTGTTTGATCCGTTTCTTCAGTTTCAAGACGGAGAAAAAATGTTATCCTTTTTGAAAGAAAGAGAAAACGCAGGACTTTATACGGAAATCCATACGAGCGGAGCAAGGATAGAATCCCTCAAGGGTCTTCCGGAAACGTTATCCGAAATTGGAATCAAAAACGTTCTATTTTCGATCGAATCGAAAGAAATTCTTTACGATTACAGGAAGCTCGGAAGCATTCTGAGTCACTACGAGTTCCCGATTCTACTTCACGGTTCTTTCCCAAATCCGGAAGAAGCCTTGTACGATTCCGCAATCGGCATCGGAGGCCTTCTGATCGACGGTATCGGAGATCTAATCCGAATCAAAACCCCCAAGATAAAAGATATTGAGGAAATCTTCCAGCTTTCTTATGATCTCTTGCAGGGCACCAGACTTCGTTTAACAAAAACGGAATACATATCCTGTCCTTCCTGCGGAAGAACTCTCTTTAACCTTCAAGAAACAACCGCAAGGATCAAGTCCAGAACCGGACATCTCAAAGGCGTGAAAATCGCCGTGATGGGTTGCATCGTAAACGGTCCCGGCGAAATGGCGGACGCAGATTTCGGTTACGTGGGCGCAGGGCCGGGCAAAGTACATCTCTATCGTGGAAAAGAAATCGTCATGAAAAACGTTCCGAGCAAAGTTGCAGACGAAAAACTCGTGGAACTTATCAAAGAGCAAGGACTTTGGCAGGATGTTACAAACGCTTAA
- the gltB gene encoding glutamate synthase large subunit, producing MNDLKEQLQLQRYLEENGLYEKSFEHDNCGVGFVASFQGENSHRIVSMGLKAVACLTHRGAVDADMVTGDGAGIMIQIPKKLFATYIEEMGHRRPDEDSIGVGMIFLPREDIDKQDMCRSLVESALMEFNFKLYAWRYVPVNPEVLGPKANQSRPQIEQVLIGKPEGMSNDDFETKLFLIQKKLMRDADRHSLAGDLYICSLSSERIVFKGLFNGNQVSQFYEDLNSEEMVSPYCIFHQRYSTNTFPSWALAQPFRILAHNGEINTIAGNRIWMLAREEELECKKWGEYQKEIHPIIRPHMSDSASLDNAMEAIVRSGKDVLQAKAMLVPNAWSKNLTMSEELKSFYEYNNTLIEPWDGPAALAFAEGDWIGGALDRNGLRPARYAVTEDGLLVMGSEAGLVQVDEEIVTKKGRLGPGEMIGINLKEKKLYYNEDINSLFEKKYDYREWSKENVSYLNQDLDSSINETITYKGDDLKRRQILFAYSPFKQKSVIKPQAHQAKEAISSMGDDTPLSILMLSRIGLYTYFRQRFAQVTNPPIDYIREKGVTSLYTRLVKKMNLFGDEKPQNCLVLSHPYLTNLDLKRIREMEGKPYKILTLDATFEAHLETETNLNRNYLEKALEALLEQALQAAKSGTNILILSDKKLSKERAPIPMELAVAAVHNHLIRNKTRSAVSILVETGSAFEIHNVAVLLGYGASGVNSYLIWDTLFDLWEKGEFDSEDGSRPEFYTICGNYRYGTDDGLLKIMSKMGISILSSYVGGQVFEAIGLSRTLVSKYFPGTYSRISGIGIGGIEQNILRNHEQAFYKEINPEDFISEKDDQPHRWSPRVVKFLRKAAVDNDYEAFKEATKILKESDPINIRDLFDFVAKKPIPIEEVETVTEIQKRFLTPGMSHGALSIEAHTDLAIAMNRLGAKSSSGEGGENPSRYVVNEKGDLANSSIKQIASGRFGVTSEYLNSATEIEIKIAQGAKPGEGGQLPGKKNNEEIATNRHTPMGIDLISPPPHHDIYSIEDLSQLIYDLKMANHKAQVSVKLVSEAGVGTIAAGVAKANADVILISGHVGGTGAAPITSIKYAGSPWELGLSETHQVLVMNGLRDRVVLRTDGGIVSGRDVIIAACLGAEEYGVGTASLVALGCIMARKCHLNNCPTGIATQDIKFRAKYKGSPDQLVNLFTCLALEVREYLAELGFRSIDEIIGRTDLLKQITRYERDRLDSLDLNPILVRLPLFYDPAKQKKDRSIRKEPIGEVLDDRIIKDAEKALEGKSSMALSYLVRNTNRTVGAKISGLIARKYGSKGLPGKLEIILEGTAGQSLGAWLVKGVQITLHGDANDYVGKGLCGGVIVIKKHRKSKFKAYENTIIGNTCLYGATSGKLFCSGRAGERFGVRNSGADAVVGGAGDHFLEYMTSGTIVCLGSVGKNMGAGMTGGSAYFFQKGWDVQSLLNKEYVKTVDLENSDYEVIKNLISEHSKLTGSDLSEGILKDFEENKKYFVKVVPK from the coding sequence ATGAATGATCTAAAAGAACAATTACAACTTCAAAGGTATCTGGAGGAAAACGGACTTTATGAGAAGTCGTTCGAACATGATAACTGCGGAGTGGGATTTGTCGCTTCCTTTCAGGGAGAAAACAGTCACAGAATCGTATCTATGGGGCTTAAGGCGGTCGCATGCCTGACTCACAGAGGAGCGGTGGACGCGGATATGGTTACCGGAGACGGAGCCGGTATCATGATCCAGATTCCCAAAAAGTTGTTCGCAACCTATATCGAAGAGATGGGACATCGTAGACCGGACGAAGATTCCATCGGAGTAGGGATGATCTTTCTTCCGAGAGAAGACATCGATAAACAGGACATGTGCCGCAGTCTCGTCGAGTCCGCGCTTATGGAATTCAACTTTAAACTTTATGCATGGAGATACGTTCCTGTAAATCCGGAAGTTCTCGGACCGAAGGCGAACCAATCCAGGCCTCAGATCGAACAAGTTCTCATCGGCAAACCGGAAGGAATGTCAAACGACGACTTTGAAACGAAATTATTCTTAATTCAGAAAAAATTGATGAGGGACGCGGATCGTCATTCTCTCGCGGGAGATCTTTATATTTGTTCTCTTTCCTCGGAAAGAATCGTATTCAAGGGGCTTTTCAACGGAAATCAGGTTTCCCAGTTTTACGAAGACTTGAACTCGGAAGAGATGGTTTCCCCGTACTGTATCTTTCACCAAAGATATTCGACCAACACGTTCCCTTCTTGGGCTCTCGCTCAGCCTTTTAGAATTCTCGCACACAACGGAGAGATTAATACAATCGCGGGAAACAGAATCTGGATGCTCGCGCGCGAAGAGGAACTCGAGTGCAAAAAATGGGGAGAATATCAAAAGGAAATCCATCCGATCATCCGCCCTCACATGAGCGATTCCGCCAGTTTGGACAACGCGATGGAGGCCATCGTTCGTTCCGGAAAGGACGTTCTTCAGGCGAAGGCTATGCTCGTTCCGAACGCGTGGTCCAAAAACCTCACGATGTCGGAAGAGTTGAAAAGTTTTTACGAATATAATAATACTTTAATAGAGCCTTGGGACGGTCCCGCCGCGCTCGCTTTTGCGGAAGGCGACTGGATCGGAGGCGCTCTCGACAGAAACGGGCTTCGTCCCGCACGTTATGCGGTTACGGAAGACGGTCTTTTGGTCATGGGTTCCGAGGCTGGGCTCGTTCAAGTGGACGAGGAAATCGTAACAAAAAAAGGACGTCTCGGTCCCGGAGAGATGATCGGGATCAATTTGAAAGAGAAAAAACTCTATTATAACGAGGACATCAACTCTCTCTTCGAAAAAAAATACGATTATAGAGAATGGTCCAAAGAAAACGTATCCTATCTCAATCAGGATTTGGATTCTTCGATCAACGAAACGATCACCTACAAAGGCGACGATCTTAAGAGAAGACAAATCTTGTTCGCGTATTCTCCGTTTAAACAAAAATCGGTGATCAAACCTCAGGCACACCAGGCAAAAGAAGCGATCAGTTCGATGGGAGACGATACTCCTCTTTCGATTCTGATGCTTTCCAGAATCGGTCTTTATACTTATTTCCGTCAGAGATTCGCGCAGGTAACCAATCCTCCGATCGATTACATCCGCGAAAAAGGCGTGACCTCTCTTTACACCCGTCTTGTGAAAAAGATGAATCTGTTCGGGGACGAAAAGCCCCAGAACTGTTTGGTTCTTTCCCATCCGTATCTCACGAATTTGGATCTGAAACGGATCCGGGAAATGGAAGGAAAGCCGTATAAAATTCTCACGTTAGACGCAACCTTCGAGGCGCATCTGGAAACGGAAACGAACTTGAATCGAAATTATCTCGAAAAGGCTCTGGAAGCTCTTCTCGAACAGGCCTTGCAGGCGGCGAAATCCGGAACGAACATTCTGATTCTTTCCGATAAAAAGCTTTCGAAAGAAAGGGCTCCGATTCCTATGGAACTCGCGGTCGCGGCGGTTCATAACCACTTGATCCGAAATAAAACACGATCCGCGGTTTCGATTCTCGTTGAAACCGGTTCCGCATTCGAAATTCATAATGTGGCCGTGTTGCTCGGATACGGAGCTTCCGGAGTCAACAGCTATTTGATCTGGGACACGTTATTTGATCTTTGGGAAAAGGGAGAATTTGATTCCGAGGATGGAAGTCGTCCCGAGTTTTACACGATTTGCGGAAACTATCGCTACGGAACCGATGACGGACTTTTAAAAATCATGTCCAAGATGGGAATCTCCATTCTTTCCTCTTACGTGGGCGGTCAGGTATTCGAAGCGATCGGTCTTTCCAGAACCCTCGTATCCAAGTATTTTCCCGGAACGTATTCCAGAATTTCAGGAATCGGAATCGGCGGAATCGAACAGAATATTCTTAGAAATCACGAACAGGCGTTTTATAAGGAAATCAATCCGGAAGATTTTATCTCCGAAAAGGACGATCAACCTCACCGTTGGTCTCCGAGAGTCGTTAAGTTCTTAAGAAAAGCGGCGGTCGATAACGACTACGAAGCTTTCAAAGAAGCGACTAAAATTCTGAAAGAGAGCGATCCGATCAATATCCGAGATCTATTCGACTTTGTTGCGAAAAAACCGATTCCGATCGAGGAAGTGGAAACCGTTACCGAAATTCAAAAACGTTTCTTAACTCCGGGAATGTCTCACGGCGCTTTGTCTATCGAAGCGCATACCGACCTTGCGATCGCCATGAACCGGTTAGGCGCTAAGTCTTCCTCCGGAGAAGGCGGGGAAAATCCTTCCCGTTACGTTGTGAACGAAAAAGGGGACCTCGCCAATTCTTCCATCAAACAAATCGCTTCGGGAAGGTTCGGTGTCACTTCCGAGTATTTGAATTCCGCAACGGAGATCGAAATTAAAATCGCACAAGGTGCAAAGCCGGGAGAAGGCGGTCAGCTTCCCGGTAAGAAAAATAACGAGGAGATTGCGACCAATCGTCACACTCCGATGGGAATCGATTTGATTTCTCCTCCTCCTCACCACGATATCTATTCGATCGAGGATTTATCTCAGCTCATCTACGATTTGAAGATGGCGAACCATAAAGCGCAGGTTTCCGTAAAACTCGTGTCCGAAGCGGGAGTGGGAACGATCGCCGCCGGTGTTGCGAAGGCGAACGCGGACGTGATCCTCATTTCCGGTCACGTGGGCGGAACCGGTGCGGCTCCGATCACTTCGATCAAATATGCGGGTTCTCCTTGGGAGCTAGGGCTTTCCGAAACACATCAAGTTTTAGTAATGAACGGACTGCGTGATCGAGTCGTTCTCCGAACGGACGGTGGTATCGTTTCGGGAAGAGACGTGATCATCGCGGCTTGTCTCGGTGCGGAAGAATACGGAGTCGGAACCGCGTCGTTAGTCGCGCTTGGTTGTATCATGGCGAGAAAATGCCACTTGAACAATTGTCCTACGGGGATCGCGACTCAGGACATTAAGTTCCGTGCGAAGTACAAAGGATCTCCGGATCAACTCGTAAACTTATTCACTTGTCTCGCTCTCGAAGTGAGGGAATATCTCGCCGAACTCGGATTCAGATCCATCGACGAGATCATCGGAAGAACCGATCTCTTAAAACAGATCACACGTTACGAAAGAGACCGTTTGGATTCTCTCGATCTCAATCCGATTCTTGTTCGTTTGCCTCTATTTTACGATCCTGCAAAACAGAAAAAAGACAGATCGATCCGCAAAGAACCGATCGGAGAGGTATTGGACGATCGCATCATCAAAGATGCCGAAAAAGCGCTCGAAGGAAAATCTTCCATGGCTCTTTCTTATTTGGTGCGCAACACGAACAGAACCGTGGGAGCGAAAATCTCCGGTTTGATCGCTAGAAAATACGGTTCCAAAGGTTTGCCTGGAAAGTTGGAAATTATCTTAGAAGGAACCGCAGGACAATCTTTAGGAGCTTGGCTCGTCAAAGGAGTTCAGATCACCTTACACGGAGATGCGAACGATTACGTAGGTAAGGGACTCTGCGGAGGTGTGATCGTGATCAAAAAACACCGAAAATCCAAGTTCAAAGCCTATGAAAATACGATCATCGGTAACACTTGCCTTTACGGTGCGACTTCCGGAAAACTATTCTGTTCGGGAAGAGCGGGAGAACGTTTCGGAGTTCGTAACTCGGGAGCGGACGCTGTGGTCGGGGGTGCGGGAGATCACTTCCTCGAGTATATGACCAGCGGAACCATCGTTTGTCTAGGAAGCGTAGGTAAGAACATGGGAGCCGGTATGACCGGAGGAAGCGCGTATTTTTTCCAAAAAGGATGGGATGTTCAATCTCTTCTAAACAAGGAATATGTGAAGACCGTGGATTTGGAAAACAGCGATTACGAGGTCATTAAAAATCTAATCTCCGAACATTCCAAACTGACCGGTTCCGATTTGTCGGAAGGAATCTTAAAGGACTTTGAAGAAAACAAAAAATATTTCGTAAAAGTGGTTCCAAAGTAA
- a CDS encoding sugar kinase: MKITYYVSGHGFGHISRSMEIILHLLRSFPDLEIDLVTVRENFLNTLSLSEVDSKNMERLQIRKKIVDVGMVQKDSLSIDIRATEEKLKEFDLKKQYIQISEIESCLDFEAELIISDSASLPFMVADKIKIPSLFVGNFTWDFIYAGYAKESPIFERIAKKLYEEYYHATFGLLLPFACPAPSLPEQKQIGLVGRKPHLNKKAAKELFQLPEDKIHLLFSFGAYGVETSRFHWEQFDPEKYTIVLSGTDFDLTQIPEKQKGSIVQFSGIHYPDLLTACDYVITKPGYGILSEAVYANTPVLYTDRGNFPEVPYLHKSLQEEIPSAFISNEDLFSFRFEKSIAEIKHWNGKHSALFERDGREDVKHAVAVFLKLI; the protein is encoded by the coding sequence GTGAAAATCACGTATTACGTAAGTGGTCACGGATTCGGCCATATCAGCCGATCCATGGAAATCATCCTCCATCTACTCCGTAGTTTTCCCGATTTGGAAATCGATCTCGTAACCGTTCGGGAAAATTTTTTAAACACACTTTCTCTTTCGGAAGTGGATTCCAAGAATATGGAACGCCTACAAATCCGCAAAAAAATCGTGGACGTGGGAATGGTTCAGAAAGATTCTCTTTCCATCGATATTCGCGCTACTGAAGAAAAGCTCAAGGAATTCGATTTAAAAAAACAGTATATTCAAATTTCTGAAATTGAATCCTGTCTTGACTTCGAGGCCGAACTCATCATCTCGGATTCTGCTTCTCTTCCCTTTATGGTGGCGGATAAGATCAAAATCCCTTCCTTGTTCGTGGGAAATTTCACTTGGGATTTTATCTACGCGGGTTACGCGAAAGAATCTCCCATTTTTGAACGAATTGCAAAAAAACTCTACGAGGAATACTATCACGCTACCTTCGGACTTCTCCTTCCCTTCGCCTGTCCGGCGCCCTCCTTGCCGGAACAAAAACAAATCGGACTCGTAGGAAGAAAACCTCATTTGAATAAAAAAGCCGCAAAAGAACTTTTCCAACTTCCCGAAGATAAAATTCATCTTCTGTTTTCGTTCGGAGCGTACGGAGTGGAAACTTCCAGATTTCATTGGGAACAATTCGATCCGGAAAAATATACAATCGTTCTTTCGGGAACCGATTTCGATTTAACACAAATTCCCGAAAAGCAAAAAGGCAGTATTGTTCAATTTTCCGGAATTCACTACCCGGATCTTCTAACCGCTTGCGATTACGTGATTACGAAACCCGGTTACGGAATTTTAAGCGAAGCGGTTTACGCAAACACTCCGGTTCTTTACACGGATCGTGGAAATTTTCCGGAAGTTCCGTATTTGCACAAATCCTTACAAGAAGAAATTCCTTCCGCGTTTATCTCGAACGAAGATTTGTTTTCGTTTCGATTCGAAAAATCGATCGCGGAGATCAAACACTGGAACGGGAAACATTCCGCTTTATTTGAACGAGACGGAAGAGAGGATGTAAAACACGCAGTCGCGGTTTTTTTGAAGTTGATTTAG
- a CDS encoding dihydrofolate reductase family protein gives MRKIVFAINITTDGFCSHTDMIADEELHKYFTDLLRTASLILYGRITYQLMIPFWPEVARDRSMSEVGNEFARVFNSIDKVLFSTTLKQVEETNTKLVRGNIVEEALALKQQPGKDIFAGSLSVASQLSERDLIDEYRFVVHPVVAGKGPRLFDTVRPRESLRLGFLGSETFQSGAIALHYRKHT, from the coding sequence ATGAGAAAAATTGTCTTTGCGATCAATATAACTACCGACGGGTTTTGCAGCCACACGGACATGATCGCCGACGAGGAGTTGCACAAGTATTTCACCGATCTTTTGCGTACTGCAAGTCTCATTCTTTATGGTCGAATCACATATCAACTTATGATACCTTTTTGGCCTGAAGTCGCAAGAGACCGATCGATGTCGGAAGTCGGCAATGAGTTTGCTCGAGTATTTAACTCGATCGATAAGGTCTTATTCTCCACCACATTGAAACAAGTTGAGGAAACGAATACGAAACTTGTGCGGGGGAACATTGTAGAAGAGGCGCTTGCGTTGAAGCAGCAGCCCGGAAAGGACATTTTCGCGGGCAGTTTGAGCGTTGCGTCCCAGCTTTCGGAACGCGATTTGATCGACGAGTATCGTTTCGTGGTTCATCCGGTTGTTGCTGGAAAAGGTCCGCGGTTATTCGATACCGTGAGGCCGCGGGAAAGTCTTCGGTTGGGCTTTCTTGGTTCGGAAACTTTTCAATCTGGCGCCATTGCTCTTCACTATAGAAAACATACGTGA